Proteins from a genomic interval of Corallococcus macrosporus:
- a CDS encoding alpha/beta hydrolase family protein, which translates to MRLFSTTFLALCLLGTLPTACCSNPSPSTNSCQTPDETPTDPGSVQVTKLGSGELKAAGQTWPYQLLKLEVPGRAATYAQWFPPRKPGVSPVVMITRPYDGIAWTGEAVDAKWAARGAGIHPDDSEPHFGPGSSPIAYTPTTPETIANEAFVYLFHDFGVLNVFGRFYAGGDLQNDRDDMNAGLRFLAEAPNVDTTRIGIFGFSWGGYEALYAAADAPATVVPSVGVALAPLSDFAQEVDYVGRVVPSRVSAPAMRSRYQQFFEPYFRRIHATTGGDPGSPGSDYTRWTAAHLASTVQTPFLILHDEWDTLIPVEHTRALVSQDPRRFTAMYFQNLAAVDWNTLPPDHGPLIATHASVIITLGVGHLVVKLGAAEQPLFIPHAQGTVRAWLQGVRAAQAQGRDVSDVVPRLLELTDPRVQMLEASQGTLQTGAAFVAQALNAVWGTTFTEANVRSGLAPGLPTP; encoded by the coding sequence ATGCGCCTGTTTTCCACCACGTTCCTGGCCCTCTGCCTCCTGGGCACCCTCCCCACCGCGTGCTGCAGCAATCCCAGTCCGTCCACGAACTCCTGCCAGACCCCGGACGAGACGCCGACGGACCCTGGCTCCGTCCAGGTGACGAAGCTGGGCTCCGGCGAGTTGAAGGCCGCGGGCCAGACGTGGCCGTACCAGTTGCTCAAGCTGGAGGTGCCCGGCCGCGCCGCCACCTATGCGCAGTGGTTCCCGCCCCGGAAGCCGGGCGTCTCCCCCGTGGTGATGATCACCAGGCCCTATGACGGCATCGCGTGGACGGGCGAGGCCGTGGACGCGAAGTGGGCCGCTCGCGGCGCCGGCATCCACCCGGACGACAGCGAGCCGCACTTCGGGCCGGGCTCCTCGCCCATCGCCTACACGCCCACCACGCCGGAGACCATCGCGAACGAGGCCTTCGTCTACCTCTTCCATGACTTCGGCGTGCTCAACGTCTTCGGCCGCTTCTACGCGGGCGGCGATCTGCAGAACGACCGCGACGACATGAACGCGGGCCTGCGCTTCCTGGCCGAGGCCCCCAACGTGGACACCACGCGCATCGGCATCTTCGGCTTCTCGTGGGGCGGCTACGAGGCGCTCTACGCGGCGGCGGATGCTCCGGCCACGGTGGTGCCCAGCGTGGGTGTGGCCCTGGCCCCGCTGTCCGACTTCGCGCAGGAGGTGGACTACGTGGGCCGCGTCGTGCCGTCGCGCGTGAGCGCCCCGGCGATGCGCTCGCGCTATCAGCAGTTCTTCGAGCCCTACTTCCGCCGCATCCACGCCACCACCGGCGGGGACCCCGGCTCGCCCGGGTCGGACTACACGCGCTGGACCGCCGCCCACCTGGCCAGCACGGTGCAGACGCCGTTCCTCATCCTCCACGACGAATGGGACACCCTCATCCCCGTGGAGCACACGCGCGCGCTCGTCTCCCAGGACCCGCGGCGCTTCACGGCGATGTACTTCCAGAACCTCGCGGCCGTGGACTGGAACACCCTGCCCCCGGACCACGGGCCGCTGATCGCCACGCACGCCAGCGTCATCATCACCCTGGGCGTGGGACACCTCGTCGTGAAGCTGGGCGCGGCGGAGCAACCCCTGTTCATCCCCCACGCGCAGGGCACCGTGCGCGCGTGGCTCCAGGGCGTGCGAGCCGCCCAGGCGCAGGGCCGTGACGTGAGCGACGTGGTGCCCCGCCTGCTGGAGCTCACCGACCCGCGCGTCCAGATGCTGGAGGCCTCGCAGGGCACGCTCCAGACGGGCGCCGCCTTCGTCGCCCAGGCGCTCAACGCCGTCTGGGGCACGACCTTCACGGAAGCCAACGTGCGCTCCGGCCTCGCTCCTGGCCTTCCGACGCCCTGA
- a CDS encoding dihydrofolate reductase family protein, giving the protein MELTVTEFVTLDGVVQSPGAPEEDTSGGFAHGGWVQPHSSPEFGAHVVDIFSRADAFLLGRRTYDIFAGYWPKVTAPDHPIAGPLNTLPKYVASTTLRSVEWANSKLLEGDTVEAVRRLKALPGRELQVHGSGGLLQTLLEHDLVDVLHLHVFPVTLGSGRRLFGAGTQPRMLQLAASKITPTGVVLLTYRRGGPLKVGTIGE; this is encoded by the coding sequence ATGGAACTGACGGTGACGGAGTTCGTGACGCTGGACGGAGTGGTGCAGTCCCCGGGAGCCCCGGAGGAGGACACGAGCGGCGGCTTCGCCCACGGCGGCTGGGTGCAACCCCATTCCAGCCCGGAGTTTGGTGCGCACGTCGTCGACATCTTCAGCCGGGCGGACGCGTTCCTGCTCGGGCGCAGGACGTACGACATCTTCGCGGGCTACTGGCCGAAGGTGACGGCGCCGGACCACCCCATCGCCGGGCCGCTCAACACGCTGCCCAAGTACGTGGCGTCCACCACCCTGCGCAGCGTGGAGTGGGCGAACTCGAAGTTGCTGGAGGGGGACACGGTGGAGGCGGTGCGCCGCCTCAAGGCCTTGCCCGGCCGCGAGCTGCAAGTGCATGGCAGTGGCGGCCTGCTGCAGACCCTGCTGGAGCACGACCTGGTGGACGTGCTGCACCTGCACGTCTTCCCCGTGACGCTGGGCAGCGGCCGGCGCCTCTTCGGAGCAGGCACGCAGCCCCGCATGTTGCAGCTCGCCGCATCGAAGATCACGCCCACGGGGGTGGTGCTGCTCACCTACCGGCGCGGCGGACCCCTGAAGGTGGGCACCATCGGGGAGTAG
- a CDS encoding ParA family protein, whose amino-acid sequence MPVIAFCTIKGGVGKTTLCSHVAAALADAGHRVLLLDLDPQAHASLVLGLETREGPCVADAFGPRPKHKLDEIVVASPKRPGLFIAPGAPRMAALERELFGWGHRLQAIPRALKTLSWTPDVIVVDTPPSIGAFTEAVLAHADVVVAPVPTGAFALQGLGEIETAWRDVREDGGQLVAAVNLWDRRTPATNEAMEEALKDVTVPVLKARIPRSEAINQAGLGYEVVFDVSPNAAGAEELRAMSRELAKLAGLR is encoded by the coding sequence ATGCCGGTCATCGCGTTCTGCACCATCAAGGGAGGCGTCGGGAAGACGACGCTGTGTTCGCACGTGGCGGCGGCGCTGGCGGACGCGGGCCACCGGGTGCTGCTGCTGGACCTGGATCCGCAGGCGCACGCGTCGCTGGTGCTGGGGCTGGAGACGCGCGAGGGCCCGTGCGTGGCGGACGCCTTCGGGCCGCGGCCGAAGCACAAGTTGGATGAAATCGTGGTGGCGTCTCCCAAGCGGCCGGGGCTGTTCATCGCGCCGGGAGCTCCGCGCATGGCGGCGCTGGAGCGCGAGCTGTTCGGCTGGGGGCACCGGCTCCAGGCGATTCCGCGCGCGCTGAAGACGCTGTCGTGGACGCCGGACGTCATCGTCGTGGACACGCCGCCGAGCATCGGCGCGTTCACGGAGGCCGTGCTGGCGCACGCGGACGTGGTGGTGGCGCCGGTGCCCACGGGCGCGTTCGCGCTGCAGGGCCTGGGTGAGATTGAAACCGCGTGGCGCGACGTGCGCGAGGACGGCGGCCAGTTGGTGGCGGCCGTGAACCTGTGGGACCGGCGCACGCCCGCGACCAACGAGGCGATGGAGGAGGCGCTGAAGGACGTGACGGTGCCGGTGCTGAAGGCACGCATCCCGCGCTCGGAGGCCATCAACCAGGCGGGGCTGGGCTACGAGGTGGTGTTCGACGTGAGCCCGAACGCCGCGGGCGCGGAGGAGCTGCGCGCCATGTCCCGCGAGCTGGCGAAGCTCGCGGGCCTGCGCTGA
- a CDS encoding MBL fold metallo-hydrolase, translating into MEIRFFGVRGSIAVSGSRIGGNTACVEVTSQGERLILDAGTGIRTLGEVMMREGAPQKATMFFSHLHWDHVQGFPFFTPAYLPTTSLTMYGPGANGAQALESTLSQQMRPPQFPVPLSTMRSKMSFGAALHGRTVEVGPFKVTPIDVPHPDGCMAYRVEADGHSFVYATDVELPERLTSDVARHFEGADALCLDAQYTPDEYEGKKGVSKKGWGHSTMMDAAKVAKDLHAGRLFLFHHDPSHADELLEDMAQEARGLFPFTEPAREGQRMLLGRAAGA; encoded by the coding sequence ATGGAAATCCGCTTCTTTGGCGTTCGGGGCAGCATCGCGGTGTCGGGCTCGCGCATCGGTGGCAACACGGCGTGCGTGGAGGTGACGAGCCAGGGCGAGCGGCTGATCCTCGACGCGGGCACGGGCATCCGGACGCTGGGCGAGGTCATGATGCGCGAGGGCGCTCCGCAGAAGGCGACGATGTTCTTCTCCCACCTGCACTGGGACCACGTGCAGGGCTTCCCCTTCTTCACGCCCGCGTACCTGCCCACCACGTCGCTGACGATGTACGGCCCCGGTGCCAACGGCGCCCAGGCGCTGGAGTCCACGCTGTCGCAGCAGATGCGCCCGCCCCAGTTCCCGGTGCCGCTGTCCACCATGCGCTCGAAGATGAGCTTCGGCGCCGCGCTGCACGGCCGCACCGTGGAGGTGGGCCCCTTCAAGGTGACGCCCATCGACGTGCCACACCCGGACGGCTGCATGGCCTACCGGGTCGAAGCGGACGGCCACTCGTTCGTGTACGCCACGGACGTGGAGCTGCCGGAGCGCCTCACGTCGGACGTGGCCCGCCACTTCGAGGGCGCGGACGCGCTGTGCCTGGACGCGCAGTACACGCCCGACGAGTACGAGGGGAAGAAGGGCGTGTCCAAGAAGGGCTGGGGCCACTCGACGATGATGGACGCGGCCAAGGTGGCCAAGGACCTGCACGCCGGGCGCCTCTTCCTCTTCCACCACGACCCGTCCCACGCGGACGAGCTGCTGGAGGACATGGCGCAGGAGGCGCGCGGCCTGTTCCCCTTCACCGAGCCCGCGCGTGAAGGCCAGCGCATGCTCCTGGGCCGCGCGGCGGGCGCATGA